In Methanobrevibacter wolinii SH, the genomic stretch TATATAAAGTTTTTGGTTTATAATATAAATTGATGACAGAAAAACAAAATATTAAAAAATCAAAAAATAATAATCTAAACCATGATATTGATATGGACGAAATTTTGGATATTATGGGCTCTCGTACTAGACGAGAAATTATTAATTTACTTAGAGAAGAACCTATGTTCGTTAGTGAAATATCTAAGGAATTAAACATAGGTCAAAAAGCTGTTATCCAACATTTAAGAGCAATGGAAGAAGCAGGTCTTTTAAAATCTTCCTATAAAAAAATAATTAGAGGTAGACCTCGTAAATACTACGATTTGCCTAATGATGTTACTGTTAACATTATTATTAGCCAAAATGTCTTTGATGTCAATGTTTCAGAGGATAGATTAAATCAAAAACAATTACCTTCTGGAGATGAATGGTCTAAATTATTGAATTTAGAGAAAAAAATTGATCAAGGTCATTATGAAGCTGTTGAAGAATTAAAAGCTCAAATACATTTATATAAAAATTTACTTGAAAGAGCAGAATATATATTAGAACGTACTTATAATACAAAGAATAA encodes the following:
- a CDS encoding ArsR/SmtB family transcription factor, which translates into the protein MTEKQNIKKSKNNNLNHDIDMDEILDIMGSRTRREIINLLREEPMFVSEISKELNIGQKAVIQHLRAMEEAGLLKSSYKKIIRGRPRKYYDLPNDVTVNIIISQNVFDVNVSEDRLNQKQLPSGDEWSKLLNLEKKIDQGHYEAVEELKAQIHLYKNLLERAEYILERTYNTKNNSSNNNNYQFE